Genomic segment of Arachis hypogaea cultivar Tifrunner chromosome 16, arahy.Tifrunner.gnm2.J5K5, whole genome shotgun sequence:
TATACAATCTCCAGAAATTATGCTAGATTTGAGTACATTGTCAGAAGTCATAATAACTCAATGCCAGAAGAGCAAAAAACAAACCTATTGGAAGAAGCAAAGTGAAATTAATTCATCAGAAAATCAAATGTCAATTGTCAAGGCCCCTCCCCGAAGAAGTTACCTTGTTTGCAGCTATTAAACATTTAAACTCCAACTATGAAAGTCAAGATTAAGCTCCATGtaatatcaaatattaattaCTGCAGCCAGAGTATGAAATGAAGCATGGATGACCTTGAAATGCTCCTTTTAACCACAATACAACCCAAGCCATGAACAACCAAAAATAATTTCCACAATAGACCTTGGTTGTTACCTATGACTCCGAATCCTTTTTAGACTCAACACTATCAGCACCATCATCAGAAACCAAGTTGAGGTTCCTCTCGACCTTAGCCCATGCTTTCAACATGTTACAAGGAAACCTCTTCTTAACTGTTCCAATCAGCTTCTTCGCCTCctccttcttccctttcttcaccAACCCTTCAACCAAAATCTTCATGGTGTTGAAATCCGGAATCTTGTTCACCTTGGCACTCTCCTTAAAAACCCTGTACCCACCCTCAAAATCCTCATTCCTGCACAAAAAATACACCACGGTCCTAAACATCGCAGCATTCGGACGACATTGCTTCCCACGTAGTCCACCATAAACCTCCTTGGCTTCCTCCACCATCCCATTCTTGAAATAACAAGTCATCAAGTAATTATAACTGATTGTATCAGGCATAAACCGTGCCTTCACCATTTCATCAATTAAACCATTCACCTTCTCCGGCAAGCCGCCACCGCCGGCAGTCAGAAACTTAAGCTTCATGTTATAGGCAGTTACATCCACACAACCCTTCTCCTCCATCAGCCTCCACAGCTTCTCAGCCTCATCAATCTTCCCCTTCCTGAACAGAACATCCAAGATTGTGGTATAAGTAACCGCCGTGATCTCGACGCCGTTTCCCTGAGCGTCCTTCAAGACCTGGAGGGCCTTTGCAGGGTCACCAATTCGGCAAAAGGACTTGGCAAGAATGCCATAGGAGACCTTGTCTGGAACGACGCCGTACTGCTTGGGAATTTCGTCGAACAGGTGGGGGGCGTTGTGGTAGAGGGCGCAGTTGACGCAGGCAGTGAGTAGGGCGTTGAAGGAGACGGAGGTTCGAGGGGTGCCGAAGGTGTCCATTTGGTGGTAGGTCTGAAGGGCACGGTCGAACATGCCGGCGATGCCATAGGAGCGGATGAGGGTGGAGAGGAAGGGCTCCGAGGCCACCTTGGGGTCAGACTTTTGGGACTCGATGAGGTCCACAATGTCGGAGTGGCGGCGGCACTTGGCGAGGCGGCGGATAGTGAGGTCGAGGGCGTAGCGGGAGGTTACTGGGGAGGAGTAGTGCTTCGACACGGAGGAGTAGATCTGCAGGGCCTTGTCCGGGTCAAACTCGCTTCGGAGTTGGGATTTTGCTCTCGAGATTGTGATTGTGGCGGCGTCCGTGGTGGTGCAGAGTCGGCGGAGGCCTGCGAGTGCGGCAGCGGCATTAGGTGGCATTCTGACCAACACAGAATTACAGTTTTATCCCTAGTAAGTAGTAATTCTCACCAGTGCATTGCAAGCTTGCAACCTCGCAATCTTACACCGCCCCGGGCATGCAAATGGTGGTGAACATGTCCATGAAGccatgattaatattttttttttttacttggttggtaaatattattattttttgttagcaccaaaaataatttatattcataGTTACGGAAATTTTAATAAAGTTTTATATATAAATTGGTATATATTTTTGTGCTCTTTATAAGATAATATAGTGACAAGAGTAATGTTAGGGAGCCAACAACTTTGGTATTTTGTAACCATTAATTGgtcatcaatagtgtttttaatggtgtgagattatatctaatagtGAGAAatcattcactttttttttatggttaagtgctgaccaaaaaacacaaaattgttagcccctagacttt
This window contains:
- the LOC112754948 gene encoding small ribosomal subunit protein mL103 (rPPR7)-like; protein product: MPPNAAAALAGLRRLCTTTDAATITISRAKSQLRSEFDPDKALQIYSSVSKHYSSPVTSRYALDLTIRRLAKCRRHSDIVDLIESQKSDPKVASEPFLSTLIRSYGIAGMFDRALQTYHQMDTFGTPRTSVSFNALLTACVNCALYHNAPHLFDEIPKQYGVVPDKVSYGILAKSFCRIGDPAKALQVLKDAQGNGVEITAVTYTTILDVLFRKGKIDEAEKLWRLMEEKGCVDVTAYNMKLKFLTAGGGGLPEKVNGLIDEMVKARFMPDTISYNYLMTCYFKNGMVEEAKEVYGGLRGKQCRPNAAMFRTVVYFLCRNEDFEGGYRVFKESAKVNKIPDFNTMKILVEGLVKKGKKEEAKKLIGTVKKRFPCNMLKAWAKVERNLNLVSDDGADSVESKKDSES